The following are from one region of the Bacteroidales bacterium genome:
- a CDS encoding Fic family protein, with protein FLGDTLKQIEAMPETTFDEIVNKYVEMNIAHPFMEGNGRSTRIWLDLILKKRLKKCVDWSKISKRDYMNAMVLSATKSNVLKTLLEKALTTKINDREMFMKGIDYSYYYEEND; from the coding sequence TTTTTTAGGCGACACATTAAAGCAAATAGAAGCAATGCCCGAAACTACATTTGACGAAATCGTAAATAAATATGTAGAAATGAACATTGCACACCCTTTTATGGAAGGCAATGGCAGAAGCACAAGGATATGGTTGGATTTGATACTAAAAAAACGCCTCAAAAAATGCGTAGACTGGAGTAAAATAAGCAAGCGTGATTACATGAATGCAATGGTGCTAAGCGCAACAAAAAGTAATGTATTAAAAACACTTTTGGAAAAAGCGCTCACCACTAAAATAAACGACCGTGAAATGTTTATGAAAGGAATTGACTACTCATATTACTACGAAGAAAATGACTAA